Proteins from a genomic interval of Stigmatella erecta:
- a CDS encoding PhnD/SsuA/transferrin family substrate-binding protein encodes MKTPRLLMLGLAVLCAWTPAAWAEKKTTLGVFLPTTLTDGQERFTFAEKLASQLSTVLGQPVAAKSFGRYEDFDKAVKDGLVDFAVVDALSAVQMEEKATPLAFAALAGETAQRWALISNLKGSVKDLKGKRLALTRSAGGLDAKFVSRVVFGGDLPEDHFGKPILVPNVESALKMLEAKGAEAALVPLSHVPKDVRVLFRSIKVPGAVLVTLRPGELAEKLPKLEPVAPFSGFVRVQGKEFEDFRKLAQKGPAPRQPAIVESPQLRVDTDALVRSGQLTPVLPSFTSVMDVSSEQPDD; translated from the coding sequence ATGAAGACCCCCCGTTTGCTGATGCTTGGACTGGCCGTACTCTGTGCCTGGACCCCCGCCGCGTGGGCCGAGAAGAAGACCACGCTCGGCGTGTTCCTGCCCACCACGCTGACCGATGGCCAGGAGCGCTTCACCTTCGCCGAGAAGCTGGCGTCGCAGCTGAGCACCGTGCTCGGGCAGCCCGTGGCGGCCAAGAGCTTCGGCCGCTACGAGGACTTCGACAAGGCGGTCAAGGATGGGCTCGTCGACTTCGCCGTGGTGGATGCCCTGTCCGCGGTGCAGATGGAGGAGAAGGCCACCCCCCTGGCCTTCGCCGCGCTCGCGGGGGAGACGGCCCAGCGGTGGGCCCTCATCTCCAACCTGAAGGGGAGCGTGAAGGACCTGAAGGGCAAGCGGCTGGCGCTCACCCGGAGCGCGGGGGGCCTGGATGCGAAGTTCGTCTCCCGCGTCGTCTTCGGGGGAGACCTGCCTGAGGACCACTTCGGCAAGCCCATCCTGGTGCCCAACGTGGAGTCGGCGCTGAAGATGCTGGAGGCCAAGGGGGCGGAGGCCGCGCTGGTGCCGCTGTCGCACGTGCCCAAGGACGTGCGCGTGCTCTTCCGCAGCATCAAGGTGCCGGGGGCGGTGCTGGTGACCCTGCGGCCCGGCGAGCTGGCCGAGAAGCTGCCGAAGCTGGAGCCCGTGGCGCCCTTCAGCGGCTTCGTGCGGGTGCAGGGCAAGGAGTTCGAGGACTTCCGCAAGCTGGCCCAGAAGGGGCCCGCCCCGCGCCAGCCGGCCATCGTCGAGTCGCCGCAGCTGCGCGTGGACACCGACGCGCTGGTGCGCTCCGGGCAGCTCACCCCCGTGCTGCCCTCCTTCACGAGCGTGATGGACGTCTCGTCCGAACAGCCGGACGACTGA
- a CDS encoding PP2C family protein-serine/threonine phosphatase — protein sequence MTGTIVAPLEAGELPDVASIRGLRLDQILLFTTAALVLVIVGLLTALSAVSTTSQFEEASATFTERTQNHARELGQTVSHTLALTSATSLRDNNYAFLTDVARAIIAANRNILRVQMFDAESLLVADSDPDAKLGTASGGRKAERAIQGAVFKNRPVYEFQEPLDYGSQSGKGLIVISYSLDELQHQLQVLKDNKDEALRTTIRNALILGLGFVLLASVVAAIQSRRITRPLGVLTRRVMQLAAGDLSARAGQATGAGREVRTLSLVFNHMAERIKVLLEDVRSKAQLEREVSLARTVQETLLPGREAFQMGTMRMAGVVITADACGGDWWFRAPLDEQRVVVGVGDVTGHGLSTALVATSATSGFASAMTMREPDQLNSQVLISALNITLAHLGRGEYQMSSALAVIDVHTGLIDYAAGGHPAACVYNRLSGQFASLPARGPLLGASVSSQYSSRQAQLRPGDIIVWYTDGLTEARDAAGKLYGTQRLGAAVQNNAQLTAEGLRDAILADVRAFSAGQPQRDDITVVVAEFSTAS from the coding sequence ATGACGGGCACCATCGTGGCGCCGCTGGAGGCGGGCGAGCTGCCCGATGTCGCCTCCATCCGCGGGCTGCGGCTGGATCAGATCCTCCTGTTCACCACCGCGGCGCTCGTGCTGGTCATCGTCGGCCTGCTGACGGCGCTCTCGGCGGTGTCCACCACGTCCCAGTTCGAGGAGGCCTCGGCCACCTTCACCGAGCGGACCCAGAACCACGCGCGCGAGCTGGGCCAGACGGTGAGCCACACCCTGGCGCTCACCTCCGCCACGTCCCTGCGCGACAACAACTACGCGTTCCTGACGGACGTGGCGCGCGCCATCATCGCGGCCAACCGCAACATCCTCCGCGTGCAGATGTTCGACGCGGAAAGCCTCCTGGTGGCCGACTCGGATCCGGACGCCAAGCTGGGCACCGCCTCGGGCGGCCGCAAGGCCGAGCGGGCCATCCAGGGCGCGGTCTTCAAGAACCGGCCCGTCTACGAGTTCCAGGAGCCGCTCGACTACGGCTCCCAGAGCGGCAAGGGGCTCATCGTCATCAGCTACTCGCTCGACGAGCTCCAGCACCAGCTCCAGGTGCTCAAGGACAACAAGGACGAGGCGCTGCGCACCACCATCCGCAACGCGCTCATCCTGGGGCTGGGCTTCGTGCTGCTGGCCAGCGTGGTGGCCGCCATCCAGAGCCGCCGCATCACCCGCCCCCTGGGCGTGCTGACGCGGCGGGTGATGCAGCTGGCCGCGGGCGACTTGAGCGCCCGCGCGGGCCAGGCCACGGGCGCCGGGCGCGAGGTGCGCACCCTGAGCCTCGTGTTCAACCACATGGCCGAGCGCATCAAGGTCCTCCTGGAGGACGTGCGCTCCAAGGCGCAGCTGGAGCGCGAGGTGTCGCTGGCGCGCACCGTCCAGGAGACGCTGCTGCCGGGCCGCGAGGCCTTCCAGATGGGCACCATGCGCATGGCGGGCGTCGTCATCACCGCGGATGCGTGCGGCGGCGACTGGTGGTTCCGTGCGCCCCTGGACGAGCAGCGCGTGGTGGTGGGCGTGGGCGATGTCACCGGCCACGGCCTGTCCACGGCGCTGGTGGCCACCAGCGCCACCAGCGGGTTCGCCTCGGCCATGACGATGCGCGAGCCGGATCAGCTCAACTCCCAGGTGCTCATCAGCGCGCTCAACATCACCCTGGCCCACCTGGGCCGCGGCGAGTACCAGATGTCCAGCGCCCTGGCCGTCATCGACGTGCACACGGGCCTCATCGACTACGCGGCGGGCGGCCACCCGGCCGCGTGCGTCTACAACCGCCTGTCCGGGCAGTTCGCCTCGCTGCCCGCCCGCGGGCCGCTGCTGGGCGCCTCCGTGTCCTCTCAGTACTCCTCGCGCCAGGCCCAGCTGCGCCCCGGCGACATCATCGTCTGGTACACGGACGGGCTCACCGAGGCCCGCGACGCGGCCGGCAAGCTCTATGGCACCCAGCGCCTGGGCGCCGCCGTCCAGAACAACGCCCAGCTCACCGCCGAGGGCCTGCGCGACGCCATCCTGGCGGACGTGCGCGCCTTCAGCGCGGGTCAACCGCAACGCGATGACATCACCGTCGTCGTCGCCGAGTTCAGCACTGCCTCCTAA
- a CDS encoding tetratricopeptide repeat protein: MSRMSRPPSARRLAAALALSSLLSGPVAFAQYRPPPLTESQLLVKEAETVQVAASAAIASGNKKEAEEKHRKALQLFEQALAIDPNSAAAGAGLGASANALNDYARTAAKLPVLSAANPEDIALTFPLGVAFFKLRRFQEAVPLLEKVSEANAPEHLIVNYYLGSYYLHGRRGDLAIAKFQQYLAQRPPKLAVNDYQIHELIGQGQLLRRDVAAARAAFQQAQKGRPESVTAQMGLASVLELEGKEEDALRLVEGLVERFPQAKEPKERLGRMFLREGNVAGAETQALALVKLEGTASAHLLLGDVRLAQKQPKEAEAQFRKVLEMAPGVVAAQIAVGKALQAQGRNEEAIKYLEAALEKDGGNLELWASLGSVNRRAGRFQRAVEVHRRLVEMAPQQALGHVLLGADHFATGQWDQAIEDYANALRVEPQHEVAQHWLAQALAHRARGRADTSRMDDAVRDLRRAFDLERSAAMSRRLGAALLEQRAFAQARPVLEQGVTLEGATWREHWLLGYAYLGEGNAEAALRAFIQAEKRTEEPSDLADVSVGAALAEVELGRVDDAVERLTEPGPSKAARQLAEANLPLMLLRRALTRLETGDVENARKDVDLTEKFNLSKQQDLAKLALLTRALVHAEQGRFAEASPLLKRALTPMPTWAEPNTRALAEAYVLYRKGQVPFARKALAAASKKPSSWQAKWIASLANSLHRLEGERAYATGNFKLAEKAFKAALASAQEDAALQHNLACVTYGKRKHADAAAVWRKLEASVPMASFNLGIDAQRRGEVSEAVESYRRYLTAGGPRVAVAREWRDRLMALHGLGGAAAPEANEATATETLP; this comes from the coding sequence ATGAGCCGCATGTCTAGACCCCCCTCGGCGCGCCGCCTTGCCGCGGCGCTGGCCCTCTCCTCTTTGCTCTCGGGCCCGGTGGCCTTCGCCCAGTACCGTCCGCCGCCGCTCACCGAGTCCCAGCTCCTGGTGAAGGAGGCGGAGACCGTGCAGGTGGCGGCCAGCGCCGCCATCGCCTCGGGCAACAAGAAGGAGGCGGAGGAGAAGCACCGCAAGGCGCTCCAGCTCTTCGAGCAGGCGCTGGCCATCGATCCCAACTCGGCCGCGGCCGGCGCGGGCCTGGGCGCCTCGGCCAACGCGCTGAACGACTATGCCCGCACCGCCGCGAAGCTGCCGGTGCTGAGCGCCGCCAACCCCGAGGACATCGCGCTGACGTTCCCGCTGGGCGTGGCGTTCTTCAAGCTGCGCCGCTTCCAGGAGGCGGTGCCGCTCCTGGAGAAGGTGTCCGAGGCCAACGCCCCCGAGCACCTCATCGTCAACTACTACCTGGGCTCGTACTACCTGCACGGCCGGCGCGGGGACCTGGCCATCGCCAAGTTCCAGCAGTACCTGGCGCAGCGGCCCCCGAAGCTGGCCGTCAACGACTACCAGATCCACGAGCTCATCGGCCAGGGCCAGCTCCTGCGCCGGGACGTGGCCGCCGCGCGCGCGGCCTTCCAGCAGGCCCAGAAGGGACGGCCCGAGTCCGTCACCGCGCAGATGGGCCTGGCCTCCGTGCTGGAGCTGGAGGGCAAGGAGGAGGACGCGCTGCGGCTGGTGGAAGGGCTCGTGGAGCGCTTCCCTCAGGCCAAGGAGCCCAAGGAGCGCCTGGGCCGGATGTTCCTGCGCGAGGGCAACGTGGCGGGCGCGGAGACGCAGGCCCTGGCGCTGGTGAAGCTGGAGGGCACCGCCTCGGCGCACCTGCTGCTGGGCGACGTGCGGCTCGCGCAGAAGCAGCCCAAGGAGGCCGAGGCCCAGTTCCGCAAGGTGCTGGAGATGGCGCCCGGCGTGGTGGCCGCGCAGATCGCCGTGGGCAAGGCCCTGCAGGCGCAGGGGCGCAACGAGGAGGCCATCAAGTACCTCGAGGCCGCGCTGGAGAAGGACGGCGGCAACCTGGAGCTGTGGGCGTCGCTGGGCTCCGTTAACCGCCGCGCGGGCCGCTTCCAGCGCGCGGTGGAAGTGCACCGGCGCCTCGTGGAGATGGCCCCGCAGCAGGCCCTGGGCCACGTGCTGCTGGGCGCGGACCACTTCGCCACCGGCCAGTGGGACCAGGCCATCGAGGACTACGCCAACGCGCTCCGGGTGGAGCCCCAGCACGAGGTGGCCCAGCACTGGCTGGCCCAGGCGCTGGCGCACCGGGCGCGGGGCCGCGCGGACACCAGCCGCATGGATGACGCGGTGAGGGATCTGCGCCGGGCGTTCGATCTCGAGCGCAGCGCGGCCATGTCCCGCAGGCTGGGCGCGGCGCTGCTGGAGCAGCGCGCCTTCGCGCAGGCCCGGCCGGTGCTGGAGCAGGGCGTGACGCTGGAGGGCGCCACCTGGCGCGAGCACTGGCTGCTGGGCTACGCGTACCTGGGCGAGGGCAACGCCGAGGCCGCGCTGCGCGCCTTCATCCAGGCCGAGAAGCGCACCGAGGAGCCCTCGGACCTGGCGGATGTGTCCGTGGGCGCGGCGCTCGCGGAGGTGGAGCTGGGCCGCGTGGATGACGCGGTGGAGCGCCTCACCGAGCCGGGCCCCTCCAAGGCGGCCCGGCAACTGGCGGAGGCCAACCTGCCGCTCATGCTGCTGCGCCGCGCGCTCACGCGCCTGGAGACCGGCGACGTGGAGAACGCGCGCAAGGACGTGGACCTGACGGAGAAGTTCAACCTGTCCAAGCAGCAGGACCTGGCCAAGCTGGCGCTGCTCACCCGGGCGCTCGTCCACGCCGAGCAGGGCCGCTTCGCCGAGGCCAGCCCCCTCCTCAAGCGCGCGCTGACGCCCATGCCCACCTGGGCCGAGCCCAACACGCGCGCCCTGGCGGAGGCGTACGTCCTCTACCGCAAGGGCCAGGTGCCCTTCGCGCGCAAGGCGCTGGCCGCCGCCTCGAAGAAGCCCTCGTCCTGGCAGGCCAAGTGGATTGCCTCGCTGGCCAACTCGCTCCACCGGCTCGAGGGGGAGCGCGCCTACGCCACGGGCAACTTCAAGCTGGCCGAGAAGGCCTTCAAGGCCGCGCTGGCCAGCGCGCAGGAGGACGCCGCGCTGCAGCACAACCTCGCGTGCGTGACCTACGGCAAGCGCAAGCACGCCGACGCCGCGGCCGTGTGGCGCAAGCTGGAGGCCTCGGTGCCCATGGCCTCGTTCAACCTCGGCATCGACGCCCAGCGCCGCGGTGAAGTTTCCGAGGCGGTGGAGTCCTACCGCCGATACCTGACCGCTGGTGGCCCCCGCGTGGCGGTGGCCCGCGAGTGGCGTGACCGGCTGATGGCCCTGCACGGCCTGGGCGGCGCCGCCGCCCCCGAGGCCAACGAGGCCACCGCCACGGAGACCCTGCCATGA
- a CDS encoding protein kinase domain-containing protein: MRVGTVENQGSNASISRSRVGNISHVRISGVIDETFPLSSTSPDLNGIVIVDLGCVDRISSFGVRKWIEFVSKLPNGAISLYVVYAPPVVVDQLNMVEGFSGVSRVLSVLAPYTCRTCSEDRLRAINLVDDAQLISENRAPEHTCPVCTQPLEFADLPSEFFDYARRQHLGTVDPVVLRYLRLAAASEPLDLPSHLKTVQDDITYITLASVIRGDLNVRRLASGLEGRVAFDFSHVAKVELEGVVKLEQVLETAAKGAQVVLCRVPPALMAPLAKSGKPLPARVHSLWLPYECQNCGQLHHQRTHAAGFVQQLRANEGQERPCVICGGASRLANIPNLAQMLGRLPLTDQPLEDVEALEAKALTQFLFGAVNAEAQPGGGNHTDISSSHGGSKLQIIRRLGQGGMAEVFLAKQVGVKGFEKFVVMKKILAQFAENPEFVDMLFAEARANARLTHPNVVQTFDVGVTDGVAYILMEYVRGPDLKRLMNDLRRKGLALPMEHALRIVAETAAGLHYAHSYVDPAGNAHPVVHRDVSPHNVLISLDGAIKLSDFGIAKVQGEDHTQAGVLKGKISYISPEAAAGRPLDARNDVFALGVVLFELLTGTLPFRRDHDAASLNAVVREPAPVPSQLKPSIPQDVSDLILRALVKDPARRTPSAAALREEIEAVMAHHRLNSSPAAVAQFFKDTLADRLAEYAPAVASSGSGSHPRIPAGGTDASSARLAGAVANSGTGSGSRQNLTGSRPGTGATASRPTGSGPRAVPASAPQGAPAEGPAGASRGEARPSAPAAASPSRPSQVAMRSVAPASGAHPPVSSSTRSGIRAMPPAAAPPPAAPAPARPSTVMPSVAPPPARASTQMPSVQGSVPRSTQQIPVQSAPSRMGIPAVAPAPAPMPPPAPMPAAPPLAQVSPAAAAAPARASRLWAALAVGAGLLAAAGVAAFFLLPSEEGIRVVNLRRGEHLYIDGHRIEGNLRLTQPEEVLVSTVLRGRVQRFGRMTIEDRLDVHSIPEVPMISGNTPGTLLSEPLPGCQVKVGDQALPGDAALKLSIEASKELQVIVSCQGQAERSQWVMAVPGQEVHLRLREQP; the protein is encoded by the coding sequence ATGAGGGTAGGGACGGTGGAGAACCAGGGTTCGAACGCAAGCATCAGCCGATCCCGGGTGGGGAACATCTCCCACGTCCGGATTTCTGGCGTCATCGACGAGACGTTCCCGCTGTCGTCCACCTCCCCGGACCTCAACGGCATCGTCATCGTCGATCTCGGGTGCGTGGACCGGATCAGCTCGTTCGGTGTGCGCAAGTGGATCGAGTTCGTCTCCAAGCTCCCCAACGGCGCCATCAGCCTGTACGTGGTCTACGCCCCCCCGGTGGTGGTGGATCAGCTCAACATGGTGGAGGGCTTCTCGGGCGTCTCGCGCGTGCTGTCGGTGCTGGCGCCCTACACCTGCCGCACGTGCAGCGAGGACCGGCTGCGCGCCATCAACCTCGTGGATGACGCACAGCTCATCTCCGAGAACCGCGCCCCCGAGCACACCTGCCCGGTGTGCACCCAGCCCCTGGAGTTCGCGGACCTTCCCAGCGAGTTCTTCGACTACGCGCGCAGGCAGCACCTGGGCACCGTGGATCCGGTGGTGCTGCGCTACCTGCGCCTGGCGGCCGCCTCCGAGCCCCTGGATCTGCCCTCGCACCTGAAGACGGTCCAGGACGACATCACCTACATCACCCTGGCGAGCGTCATCCGGGGCGACCTCAACGTGCGCCGGCTGGCCTCGGGCCTGGAGGGGCGCGTCGCGTTCGACTTCTCGCACGTGGCGAAGGTGGAGCTCGAGGGCGTGGTGAAGCTGGAGCAGGTGCTGGAGACGGCCGCCAAGGGCGCCCAGGTGGTGCTCTGCCGGGTGCCGCCCGCGCTGATGGCCCCGCTGGCCAAGTCCGGCAAGCCGCTGCCGGCGCGCGTCCACTCCCTGTGGCTGCCCTACGAGTGCCAGAACTGCGGCCAGCTGCACCACCAGCGCACCCACGCCGCGGGCTTCGTCCAGCAGCTGCGCGCCAACGAGGGCCAGGAGCGCCCGTGCGTCATCTGCGGCGGCGCCTCGCGGCTGGCCAACATCCCCAACCTGGCGCAGATGCTCGGGCGCCTGCCGCTGACCGACCAGCCCCTGGAGGACGTGGAGGCGCTGGAGGCCAAGGCGCTCACCCAGTTCCTCTTCGGCGCCGTCAACGCCGAGGCTCAGCCGGGCGGCGGCAACCACACGGACATCAGCAGCTCCCACGGCGGCAGCAAGCTGCAGATCATCCGCCGGCTGGGGCAGGGCGGCATGGCGGAGGTGTTCCTCGCCAAGCAGGTGGGCGTCAAGGGCTTCGAGAAGTTCGTGGTGATGAAGAAGATTCTCGCGCAGTTCGCCGAGAATCCTGAGTTCGTGGACATGCTCTTCGCCGAGGCCCGGGCGAACGCGCGGCTCACGCACCCCAACGTCGTGCAGACCTTCGACGTGGGCGTCACCGACGGCGTGGCGTACATCCTCATGGAGTACGTGCGCGGCCCGGACCTCAAGCGGCTGATGAACGACCTGCGGCGCAAGGGGCTGGCCCTGCCCATGGAGCACGCGCTGCGCATCGTCGCGGAGACGGCCGCGGGCCTGCACTACGCCCACAGCTACGTGGACCCGGCGGGCAATGCCCACCCGGTGGTGCACCGCGACGTGAGCCCCCACAACGTCCTCATCTCGCTCGATGGCGCCATCAAGCTGAGCGACTTCGGCATCGCCAAGGTGCAGGGCGAGGACCACACGCAGGCGGGCGTGCTCAAGGGGAAGATCTCCTACATCTCCCCGGAGGCCGCCGCGGGCCGGCCGCTGGACGCGCGCAACGACGTGTTCGCCCTGGGCGTGGTGCTCTTCGAGCTGCTCACCGGCACGCTGCCGTTCCGCCGGGACCATGATGCGGCCTCGCTCAACGCGGTGGTGCGCGAGCCTGCGCCCGTGCCCTCGCAGCTCAAGCCGAGCATTCCCCAGGACGTGTCGGACCTCATCCTGCGCGCCCTGGTGAAGGACCCCGCGCGGCGCACGCCCTCGGCGGCGGCGCTGCGGGAGGAGATCGAGGCGGTGATGGCCCACCACCGCCTCAACTCCTCGCCGGCCGCGGTGGCCCAGTTCTTCAAGGACACGCTGGCGGACCGGCTGGCCGAGTACGCCCCGGCCGTGGCCTCCTCTGGCTCCGGCTCGCACCCGCGCATCCCCGCGGGCGGCACGGATGCGTCCTCGGCGCGGCTCGCCGGGGCGGTGGCCAACTCGGGCACGGGCTCCGGCTCGCGCCAGAACCTGACGGGCTCCCGGCCGGGCACGGGGGCCACCGCCTCGCGCCCCACGGGCAGTGGTCCCCGGGCGGTTCCGGCCTCCGCGCCGCAGGGCGCGCCGGCCGAGGGCCCCGCGGGCGCCTCGAGGGGCGAGGCCCGGCCCTCGGCCCCCGCGGCGGCAAGCCCCAGCCGTCCCAGCCAGGTCGCCATGCGCTCCGTGGCGCCCGCCTCGGGGGCGCACCCCCCGGTGAGCAGCTCCACGCGCTCGGGCATCCGGGCGATGCCGCCCGCCGCGGCCCCGCCGCCCGCGGCCCCCGCCCCGGCCCGGCCGTCCACGGTCATGCCCTCGGTGGCCCCGCCGCCGGCCCGCGCCAGCACGCAGATGCCCTCCGTTCAGGGGAGCGTCCCGCGTTCCACCCAGCAGATCCCCGTGCAGTCCGCCCCTTCGCGCATGGGCATTCCGGCGGTCGCGCCCGCCCCGGCGCCAATGCCGCCTCCGGCGCCAATGCCTGCCGCCCCCCCTCTGGCCCAGGTGTCCCCGGCCGCCGCGGCGGCCCCCGCGCGCGCGTCCCGCCTGTGGGCCGCCCTGGCCGTGGGGGCGGGGCTGCTGGCCGCCGCGGGCGTGGCCGCCTTCTTCCTCTTGCCGTCGGAGGAGGGCATCCGGGTGGTCAACCTGCGGCGCGGCGAGCACCTCTACATCGACGGGCACCGCATCGAGGGCAACCTGCGCCTGACGCAGCCCGAGGAAGTGCTCGTCTCCACGGTGCTCCGGGGCCGGGTGCAGCGCTTCGGCCGGATGACGATCGAGGACCGCCTGGACGTGCACTCCATCCCCGAGGTGCCGATGATCTCGGGTAACACCCCCGGCACGCTGCTCTCGGAGCCCCT
- a CDS encoding TonB-dependent receptor plug domain-containing protein codes for MGLAAGNAEAQTKPKPTKRRPGTSKKAPPPPPAPVVAPPADDFGTDDPMTGSDAPSSTPAAGSVPPPSDYRTREPIPDSVLADPAPVPPPPAPVAAPAPKQTAVKPAQQDRVPPTAPFADPASSRALPPPSGLAGLDLPDPAGDASSIEDSVNALLSEAVVTTASKRRQRIKDVPMTVAWIPAEELEGTGAFTLCEAIQYFPGLECRRGSMRKAAVSARGLGSNYLSNRLLLLKDGRPLTDPWTGQFYADETTPLSNLKQVEVIRGPGSSLYGSNAFSGVINLIERQPSDLIKEGRNVGFDGRVLAGQDSTFRVNATAAGRGGPVEALASYYGFGSDGPQLFNNPQTGLVDTNQDSQVHQVSGKVKVGAFALDADFTDAEIGRPGGTQISTVGNCGRCHYTPSDTENVQNLNAAAQVDTQVSDNLRVFGQAYTLYKRRVVDQMNMITGKLEPALGKRRRYGAEARALLTAGNLNVTFGGDVKDDLVNNQNVLSGLTVDDTTQSILGGFVDAEYRPMSRLVLGAGVRYDAYLIPEEVWTERTNQLSPRASVVFHALPELTLRTNYGRAFRAPTLAELAINQQMYAATLLGNSALRAETLDTYEAAVDYWAFDRRMRLTATGFYNRAKNFINQNLVFGSTSQFQNIGDAQVVGFEAEVAAQLPAANSSFDVAYQYLDARSQPYGDGPSAQLDYAPHHRLYARARTNIGKVGFAEVYALYVGQRFDPGFLVEATGEVNRVKLPDYVTASARVGVNINEGISVSLLGTNLFDSQYEESHGFPAPPRGVYSELKLRY; via the coding sequence ATGGGCCTGGCCGCCGGCAACGCCGAGGCACAAACAAAGCCGAAGCCCACCAAGCGCCGGCCGGGGACATCCAAGAAGGCCCCGCCGCCGCCGCCGGCGCCCGTGGTGGCCCCGCCGGCCGACGATTTCGGCACCGATGATCCGATGACGGGCAGCGACGCGCCGTCCTCCACGCCCGCCGCGGGCAGCGTGCCGCCCCCGTCCGACTACCGGACGCGCGAGCCCATTCCGGACTCCGTGCTGGCGGATCCCGCCCCCGTGCCGCCGCCGCCGGCCCCGGTGGCCGCGCCCGCGCCCAAGCAGACCGCGGTGAAGCCCGCGCAGCAGGACCGGGTGCCCCCCACGGCGCCCTTCGCGGATCCCGCCTCGTCGCGGGCGCTGCCGCCGCCCTCGGGCCTGGCGGGCCTGGACCTGCCGGATCCCGCCGGGGATGCCTCCTCCATCGAGGACTCGGTGAACGCGCTGCTGAGCGAGGCGGTGGTGACGACCGCCTCCAAGCGCCGCCAGCGCATCAAGGACGTGCCCATGACGGTGGCGTGGATCCCCGCCGAGGAGCTGGAGGGCACGGGCGCCTTCACGCTCTGCGAGGCGATCCAGTACTTCCCCGGCCTGGAGTGCCGGCGCGGCTCCATGCGCAAGGCGGCGGTCAGCGCGCGCGGCCTGGGCTCCAACTACCTGTCCAACCGGCTGCTGCTCCTGAAGGACGGCCGGCCGCTGACGGACCCCTGGACGGGCCAGTTCTACGCGGATGAGACGACGCCGCTGTCGAACCTCAAGCAGGTGGAAGTGATTCGCGGCCCCGGCTCCTCGCTCTACGGCTCCAACGCCTTCAGCGGCGTCATCAACCTCATCGAGCGCCAGCCCTCGGACCTCATCAAGGAGGGCCGCAACGTGGGCTTCGACGGCCGCGTGCTGGCGGGGCAGGACAGCACCTTCCGCGTGAACGCCACGGCGGCGGGCCGCGGAGGCCCCGTGGAGGCGCTGGCCAGCTACTACGGCTTCGGCTCGGATGGCCCGCAGCTCTTCAACAACCCGCAGACGGGCCTGGTGGACACCAACCAGGACTCGCAGGTGCACCAGGTCAGCGGCAAGGTGAAGGTGGGCGCGTTCGCGCTCGACGCGGACTTCACCGACGCGGAGATCGGCCGTCCGGGCGGCACGCAGATCTCCACCGTGGGCAACTGCGGCCGGTGCCACTACACGCCGAGCGACACCGAGAACGTGCAGAACCTCAACGCCGCGGCCCAGGTGGACACGCAGGTGTCGGACAACCTGCGCGTCTTCGGCCAGGCCTACACGCTCTACAAGCGCCGCGTCGTGGATCAGATGAACATGATCACCGGCAAGCTGGAGCCGGCGCTGGGCAAGCGCCGCCGCTACGGCGCCGAGGCGCGCGCGCTGCTCACCGCGGGCAACCTCAACGTCACCTTCGGCGGCGACGTGAAGGACGACCTGGTCAACAACCAGAACGTCCTCTCGGGGCTGACGGTGGATGACACCACGCAGAGCATCCTCGGCGGCTTCGTGGACGCGGAGTACCGGCCGATGAGCCGCCTGGTGCTGGGCGCCGGCGTGCGCTACGACGCGTACCTCATCCCCGAGGAGGTGTGGACCGAGCGCACCAACCAGCTCTCGCCCCGCGCCAGCGTGGTGTTCCACGCGCTGCCGGAGCTCACGCTGCGCACCAACTACGGGCGCGCCTTCCGGGCCCCCACGCTCGCCGAGCTCGCCATCAACCAGCAGATGTACGCGGCCACGCTCCTGGGCAACTCCGCCCTCCGGGCCGAGACGCTGGACACCTACGAGGCCGCGGTGGACTACTGGGCCTTCGACCGGCGCATGCGCCTGACGGCCACGGGCTTCTACAACCGCGCCAAGAACTTCATTAACCAGAACCTCGTCTTCGGCTCCACCTCGCAGTTCCAGAACATCGGCGATGCGCAGGTGGTGGGCTTCGAGGCCGAGGTGGCCGCGCAGCTGCCCGCCGCCAACTCCTCGTTCGACGTGGCCTACCAGTACCTGGATGCGCGCTCCCAGCCCTATGGCGACGGGCCGTCCGCCCAGCTCGACTACGCCCCGCACCACCGCCTGTACGCGCGCGCCCGGACCAACATCGGCAAGGTGGGCTTCGCCGAGGTGTACGCCCTGTACGTGGGCCAGCGCTTCGATCCGGGCTTCCTGGTGGAGGCCACCGGCGAGGTCAACCGGGTGAAGCTGCCGGACTACGTGACGGCCAGCGCCCGGGTGGGGGTGAACATCAACGAGGGCATCTCCGTGTCGCTGCTGGGCACCAACCTGTTCGACTCCCAGTACGAGGAGTCGCACGGCTTCCCGGCGCCGCCCCGCGGCGTCTACAGCGAACTCAAGCTTCGTTACTAA